A genomic segment from Planctomycetaceae bacterium encodes:
- a CDS encoding BNR-4 repeat-containing protein, with translation MLLNAFNICCSVWISLLLLTFQGTSTLLAADEPVTLNLKSDGYRGIWYMNQPSNDEYVYKYSGGMGTYCAKHKPFAIYCPKVHKTFFCYGGAPSDNSRKLLHMVSYFDHSTGTCPRPTLLLDKKTDDAHDNPVISVDTDGYIWIFSTSHGRSRPSYIHRSAQPYDISHFQLVNATRRDQGSSVPIDNFSYLQVWHSPNAGFHVFFTRYNYPAARTICFMNSPDGFEWSEWQRIAAIGEGHYQVTGISGTKLGSMFNYHPQGKGLNWRTNLYYVETSNHGKSWQTANGTVLSLPLTSAVNDALVRDYEAEGLNVYLKDLRYDAEKNPILLYITSKGYESGPDNDPRTWTLARWTGMDWKFSTITTSDNNYDMGELWIQADNDWRVIAPTSVGAQPYNPGGEIAMWQSRDQGVTWVKQRQLTSGSSMNHTYVRRALNAHPDFIGIWADGHGRKPSDSHLYFCNAAGDVFQLPREMTSDTATPKLVK, from the coding sequence ATGCTACTCAATGCCTTCAATATTTGCTGCTCAGTCTGGATTTCACTTCTCCTGCTGACCTTTCAGGGCACTTCAACATTACTCGCTGCAGATGAGCCTGTCACATTAAATCTCAAATCCGATGGTTATCGCGGCATCTGGTACATGAACCAGCCGTCGAATGATGAATACGTCTATAAGTACAGCGGTGGAATGGGGACTTACTGCGCCAAGCACAAACCGTTTGCGATTTATTGCCCGAAAGTTCACAAGACGTTCTTTTGCTATGGCGGCGCACCTTCGGACAACAGCCGGAAGCTGCTGCATATGGTTTCGTATTTTGACCACTCAACCGGCACCTGTCCGCGTCCGACGTTGCTGCTGGACAAGAAAACCGATGATGCGCACGATAATCCGGTCATCAGTGTGGACACCGATGGTTACATCTGGATCTTCTCCACGTCCCACGGACGGTCTCGCCCATCTTACATTCACCGAAGTGCCCAACCATACGACATCAGCCATTTTCAGTTAGTGAACGCAACTCGCCGGGATCAGGGCAGCTCCGTCCCCATCGACAATTTTTCTTACCTGCAAGTGTGGCATTCCCCGAATGCCGGATTCCATGTGTTCTTCACACGATACAACTACCCGGCAGCACGCACCATTTGTTTCATGAACAGTCCTGACGGCTTCGAATGGAGCGAATGGCAGCGGATTGCCGCCATCGGTGAAGGTCATTATCAGGTCACCGGGATTTCAGGAACGAAACTGGGGTCAATGTTCAATTACCATCCACAGGGGAAAGGTCTTAACTGGCGCACTAATCTCTATTACGTTGAAACCAGCAATCACGGGAAATCCTGGCAAACGGCGAACGGAACCGTGCTTTCGTTGCCATTGACCAGCGCGGTCAACGACGCGCTGGTACGTGACTACGAAGCCGAAGGGCTGAACGTCTATCTGAAAGATCTGCGTTACGACGCAGAGAAGAATCCCATCCTTCTTTACATCACGAGCAAAGGCTACGAATCCGGACCAGACAATGATCCACGTACCTGGACGCTGGCTCGCTGGACGGGGATGGATTGGAAGTTTTCCACCATCACCACGTCAGACAACAATTATGACATGGGGGAATTGTGGATCCAGGCCGATAACGACTGGCGAGTGATTGCTCCCACATCCGTCGGAGCTCAACCTTACAACCCGGGAGGTGAAATCGCGATGTGGCAAAGCCGGGATCAGGGCGTGACGTGGGTGAAACAGCGACAGTTGACAAGCGGCAGTTCCATGAATCACACGTATGTCCGTCGCGCATTGAACGCACATCCCGATTTCATTGGAATCTGGGCAGATGGCCATGGTCGAAAACCGTCTGATTCGCATCTTTATTTCTGCAACGCAGCCGGCGACGTATTTCAACTGCCTCGCGAAATGACATCGGATACCGCCACACCGAAGCTGGTGAAGTGA